The segment GCATACatgtaccagtcacagcaatgttaaatgtatggtattttggctggtaacttatttttgctaagaaggagttttctgtgctgagcaagattttgtgcttcTGGCAGATGAGGTTTGGATTGTCAGGGCTTGAGTTTTAAGGTCCAGGAAAAAATGTTGAGCCACTCGCCCTGCGTTGTTGTGGACGATCCCTGTTTATGATGTGAGGATAGTTATTACTTTAGAAGGGGGTCTGTTGAATCTCACCGGTTGGGTCTAAGGCCTGGAATTCCATCTTGAAAAGGCAcgaaaattttcattttgcaaagggcacttccattggaatatGTTATAAAGTCTGTGGGACTTTAAAAGGGGCACCGAgtacaagaccaggggcaacagaggccatagcCTCCTaggaattccaggcctgaggtCCATGAAATATTTTGATCTTTCCTCCCCCTCCCAACCAAAGGGGCAGCTAGTGCTTAAAGTGCTCGCCTTTTACCACTTCGCCCTTGCTCCATTCCCGgctagagttttttttttgttctgtatagAGTTTTGTTGGTATTATCTTGCCCATGAGGAATTTTCCAGGCCCTGATACTTGAGTATTCTGTGACACAATTCAAATTTGTTAAATCATTTTTTAACCCAATctccttattgattgaaaatattttaaatgagttTAGGCAAAGATCACTTGCATAGCGTACTAAAAACTGTTATTTTCCATTTCAGGTGGCAAATATGTACCTCGTGCAGTACTCGTCGACTTGGAGCCAGGCACCATGGACTCTGTCCGATCTGGACCATTCGGACAGATCTTCAGACCAGACAACTTCGTTTTCGGACAGAGTGGAGCTGGAAACAACTGGGCAAAGGGTCACTACACAGAGGGCGCTGAGCTTGTGGATACTGTCTTGGACGTTGTACGCAAGGAGGCTGAAGGATGCGATTGTTTGCAGGTTGGTGCTCACtgggtttttggttttgttttttttaacattaattacACTTTCTTTGTATTgaaatgttgcttagcaaaaaaataataatttagcaatattgtttgctaagcaacaattatCAGGGAACCAGTCACGGGGTATATTCAacaatattttggctggtaacccgtttctgcaatttatttaatttaatttttaacagctttatgatgTAGGACCCTGGGTGGGGATAGACACAATAGAATCGAAGACTAGACATTTATCAAACAATGGACAACACCAAAAGCTGTTTGCGGTCAGCGAATCCAACCAGCAATCTGTCAGATTCCCAATTCATAGCAATACCAGACGCTATTATTAATTGGTAATAACAAGGTTTTTCTTCTCGCTCTCATTGTTCATGCATTATTGTGAAAAATAAAACCTTTTAGTGCGACCTTGTTTTATTGATCTTGATTGGTAAAATCCTGGGAGCTGCATCTGCTGTGTTTAGGAGATAATCGATGACCTAAATGATGAATTGATTTCTATACGTGTCTGTCCCTCGTAATAGACTTCCCTTTGTTTCCTGTTTTAACAATAAGAGACATTGTCACTATGAGTTCTATATGAACAAGTGCCTGTGAAATCTGTTGACCTTGTTATTTTCTATATATAAGGAAAGCTTCTATTTTCAAAGTCATTTACAGTTTAATTTTTTGTCCTGGTTAGGTTGGttgtgttttctcaaaatgttaatttgacgtttcgaccctctCGAAGAGAGTCTACACTCTGCTACGGTCAAATGTCATTCCATGAAGTATTTTCTGCattaccataggtccttttggttggttatGAGTTTGCAATAGCAATTTCTTTATCCCAAAATCGTTGTCTCTTTTTATCTTGgaatagaaataaaaaaatcgaTGTGATACggttacaaataaaaacatgtggCCTTCAGTTCTTCAACTAAAGTCGTCATGGGAAATGACAACCAATTTACAAAATGAGAAGAACAAACACATAGAGTCTTgatgttttggggtgtttttgttcactttctttttctcttttcataTTTAAACTTGACCAAAGAGAACATTTAGTCTGGGATCTTTTTGTAACGATAAATTTCTGTCCTTGTGTGTTTTGGGACCCAGACTATTTTTCCAGtctgtaatattattatatgtagATAAGATCAACTTACACTGAATACATTCACTTCCTGGCTTGTCATATTTCTCACTGCTGGTGAGAATGGGTCTGGTAGTATCCCACCAGGAGACAGAATATAGTCACATGCAGTTGATCATTCATTCCCTGACATGAATCAGATGTTTCCACTCCCCACTCATCAGGGATAAGAACTACTGCAGGAAATTGTTGAAATtcttctttaaagccattacacactttcggtaaacagtattgttcaagtcccacacttcgtgtatcacaacttatacataaaataacaaacctgtgaaaatttaggctcaatcggtcatcggagtcgggagaaaataacgggaaaacccacgctTGTTTCTGCGCATTTCGCCGtttcatggcatgtgtttaaaataaatccgtaattctcgctatcgagaattgatattgttttaatgttttctcaaaaagtaaagcatttcatggaacaatatttcaagagaagtctttcaccatcaccttctgtaaaacctgtaaattatttgtaaatctgtgaacttttattttgttttctgtaccgaaagtgtataatggctttaaaggaggACTTAGAAACAATCTCAGTGTAAAGTGCAGTTATGACTAAcctgagccaaatttcatagagctgctttaaagacaTCGGACACTTTTGGgaattttgtcaaagactagtcttcacagttggtgtatctcaacatattcattaaataacaaacctttgagctcaatcggtcgccgaagttgcgagatatcaatgaaagaaaaaaacaccatggtcacacgaagttatgtgctttcagatggttgattttgtgatctcaaattctaaatctgaggtcttgaaatcaaattcgtgaaaaattatttctttctcgaaaactatgttacttcagatgaagctgattctcacaattttgtatactatcaacctctcccaattactcgtaatcaagaaaggttttatgatagtaattattttgagtaattaccaatagtgtccactgccttttaagcacaaacaaattatggttacctaaataaggttaccagccaaactaccatgtcacatgtacaattttcgACACGGTATTTTGCTCATCTGTTGAAAACTTCTTCCTCTGTTTCCTCAAAAGCTTAGTCTCTTTTACACAAGAGAAATTTCCTGGGACATTCCCAAATTTCGATGGACATTCCAAGGCAAATTTGTTGACCTATTCACACTGTAGTTACTAACCCTTGCAAACTCCCAGGAATTAGCTACCCTGGTTTCTAAAGAAAAGAAATCCTGGGTTTGCGGTGTGAAAAGGTCTTTCAAAAACACAAGCTCCTCACTCCCAACATTTTGCTGATACATTgctctgtaaaccctttaagaaaatctgtcaaaattcccctcaaaacaaaatatttgtcttGTGAGGGGACGATGTCTCATCTGAAACGTTCTTCATTCTTGCATGTGACTATTATACACCTTTGATGACCCCTACTAAATATGGACAGTCTTtatttgacagttgaaaataaaatattaattttgttggtGCATTCCAAATTCCAGAGCCCAGAGCCACTTATGCCTTGATTTATTACACTGTAAAGTGCATTTATGTAAAATGTGTTGAATGAGTAAAGATGTCTGTTAAGACACAGCCCAGGGTCCACTTTCTTATAGCTACTTTTAAGTAGCTCTATTAAGCAGGAAAAACTCATGGttaactattttctgcttagcaaaaatgagctgGTTAACCAGTAACagtttgtacatgtgacattggtTGAGTGAATATTATTGAATGGcgatttggtttttattttttcaatatcgGTTATtgcaatcataaaaaaaatacgaTTTTAAGAAAAAGTTCCTATCGTTATGCGCGCGGCCATTTTGTAGCGCGATGTCTGTTCATCCGGGACATTTATGTATATATTCTGTAACTGTAAATGTgtattgttttgagtattaacaACTCCACCATCTCTTTGATGAAACTTATAAGTAAGAGTAAACAGTTATGTTGACTGGAATGGCCTTCGTTCCTATGTTTCTTCTAAAAAAGAGATCATTTTTTGATACCTTTTcagaaacttgtgtttttttgtcatttctACTAGGGTTTCCAACTTACACATTCCCTTGGTGGCGGCACTGGCTCTGGGATGGGAACACTCCTCATCAGCAAGATCCGTGAAGAGTACCCAGACCGCATCATGAACACCTTCAGTGTTGTACCATCACCCAAAGTATCTGATACTGTTGTAGAGCCGTACAATGCCACTCTCTCTGTCCATCAGCTTGTAGAAAACACAGATGAGACCTACTGCATCGACAACGAGGCACTTTATGACATTTGCTTCCGTACCCTGAAGCTGACCACCCCAACATACGGTGATCTCAACCATCTCGTGTCTGCTACCATGAGTGGTGTAACCACTTGTCTCAGGTTCCCTGGCCAGCTCAATGCTGATCTCCGCAAGTTGGCTGTCAACATGGTCCCCTTTCCCCGTCTCCACTTCTTCATGCCTGGCTTTGCACCCCTGACCAGCAGAGGTAGTGCACAGTACCGTGCCTTGACTGTCCCAGAGCTGACCCAGCAGATGTTTGATTCCAAGAACATGATGGCCGCCTGCGATCCTCGTCATGGTCGCTACCTCACAGTAGCTGCCATCTTCCGTGGTCGCATGTCCATGAAGGAGGTTGATGAGCAGATGCTGAATGTCCAGAACAAGAACAGCAGCTACTTCGTGGAATGGATCCCCAACAACGTGAAGACAGCTGTCTGTGACATCCCACCACGTGGTCTGAAGATGTCTGCCACCTTTATCGGCAACAGCACCGCCATCCAGGAGCTGTTCAAGCGCATCTCTGAGCAGTTCACCGCTATGTTCAGGCGTAAGGCTTTCTTGCATTGGTACACTGGTGAGGGTATGGACGAGATGGAGTTCACTGAGGCTGAGAGCAACATGAACGACTTGGTGTCTGAGTACCAGCAGTACCAGGATGCAACCGCAGATGACGAAGGAGATTAtgatgaggaggaggaagaagagGATGAAAATGAAGATTTGGCTTAAGCATTCCAATCTCCGCTTAGCCAAATTTCAttagcacaaccaaattatgcttaccagattatggttaccagccaaaatgacacGTCacctgtacaatttgtgactggtatcttgctcatttctgctaggCAGGAACTTCTTGAGAGCAATTTTTccgcttaaacagctctatgaaagaaGTAACAATTAATACTAAATAGCCCTAAGAAACCTGAACCCTAATTCaaagagctacttaagcacaaaaccAAATTTTTATTACCAGCCTTTTGTATCAGCCTTTACAATCTGGCTGGTATCCTCcttagttttgcttagcagaaaggtgCTTAGTATAATTATTGGCTTATGCAGCTttgtgaaactgggcccagctCAAAAAAATGCTGCGAACTCCAAGTTTCAAGTAAAGTAAAAAACCTGACTGAGCCAGCCCAGGCTCATATATTGCAGTCCCCCTTGCCACAATTAAACTTAAATGTAAgcaatttgtttaaagttttacATGACTTCAAATCCATTTTCCAGATTATTTTTAATCGTGAAGGGCTCTTTTACAGTGGCCTCCTTTGCTGAAGTTTCCTTCTGTGGCTCCCTTTATTTGAGCTTCCTCAACAGGGGCTTCATTTACTATCGCTTCCTTAGGGAACTTCCTTTACTGGAGCTCCCTTTACTGGAGCTTTTCCTGGAGTTTGATCCTTTACTGTAGCTTCATGAACTGAACTGGAGCCTCCTTTACTGAAACTTCCTTTACTGAAACTTCCTTTACTGGAGCTTCCTTTGCTGGAGCTTTTCCTGGAGTTTGATCCTTTACTGTAGCTTCATGAACTGAACTGGAGCTTCCTTTACTGAAACTTCCTTTACTGAAACTTCCTTTACTGGAGCTTCCTTTGCTGGAGCTTCCCTTTACTGGAGCTTCCTTAACTGGAGCTTCCTTTACTGGAGCTTCCTTAACTGGAGCTTCCTCAACTGGAGCTTACTTTACTGGAGCTTAATTAACTTGCGCTTAATTAACTTCGACTTTCTTTACTGGAGTTTCCTTAATTGGAGCTCCCTTTACAGGGACTTCCTTTACTGAAGCGTCATAACTAAAACTTCCTTTACTTGAGCTTCCTTTTCTTGAGATTTCTCAACTGGAGCTTCCTTTACTGGAgcttccttaaaggaacacgttgccttggatcggacgagttggtctataaaaagcgtttgtaacccttttttataaaatgcatatggttggaaagatgttttaaaagtagaatacaatgatccacacaagtttgcctcgaaattgcgtggttttcctttaactgtgcgaactaacacggtcggccatttatgggagtcaataatttgactcccataaatggccaaccgtgttagtcgacgaggtaaaaggaaaaccgtgcaatttcgaggcatgtttgtgtggatcattgtattctacttttacaacatatttctacccatatgcattttataacaaacagttacaaacgctctacaaagaccaactcgaccgatccaaggcaacgtgttcctttaactgaggCTTCCTCTACTGGATTTTCTTTTCCAAAGACAACTTTTACTGATGCTTGTACTTGATCATTccaaagcaaaaataaaacagttcatAAGAAGTAAAGTTATGTGTACAGTTTCTGTTCTGTTCACTTTATTTGAATCTTGGTTGTTGTACTGAGTTGATGAAGCAACATTTTATTTCGTCAAAGCCATTCCAATGAGTTTCTGGTCTTGTTTAGAATAATGCTCTCAATTTGAAAAGGTAATTACCACCCTTTTGTGTAATATGAAGAGAGGAAGATAAGATGAAATGTATTGTGTACTTTCTGCAAATAACGTCTTCTTCAAATGCATCGGCCGGCTTGCTGCTTCCAACGAATGCACCATATCACAGATGTAATTTGAAAAAGGGTGCATCTtcctgtaaaaaaattaaaggcgCTGGTAATTGTGTCTTCTTTATTGAGGGTAAACCAGTCATGATATTCTTTCTGCTTTAGTCAGATTTccgattttttgttttaccgtcagaaaaatcaacaaaattgttgttaagTAGCCAGAACTTTATATCAAAGCCTCTACCATTTTGTACAAGTAGGATGGCCCTTGTAGGCCTACTCAGAAAGGTTTTCCTACTTTTCCCAAGGACCTGCTAGACTATGTAGTTAACTCCAAGCGCCCAATACAAATACTGTATTAAAAAGAACATTATTCACAATCAAACTGAGAAAACGTTCTTCGTTTATTTCCAACTGGTTTGCCTTTAAAAACCAGTAAGATCATTCAATAGCCTTCGATCACTCTGCTcagtaaggttttttttaagagttaaaTGTCACCTCTGGGTCGGGGGTCGGGGAAGCGTTGATTTAGGCCGCGGCAGGAACTGAGATCTTTTGTAGTTTTCTCAAAAGGTTTTTTTAGCCTAGACTTTAGGTTGGGTTCAATGTGAACAGTGTAAGGGCTTTTCTTCCTAGCCTCCATAAGTGATAATAGCCTTTGGAAGTTCATGCAACACCTCTGGGTGCCAAGAAAATGAAAATCAAAAGATCTATGTTGAACGAACTTGATGGCCTTTTATCTGCTGCCCCAAATGATCTCATCAGTGTGGTGACAAAGTGTCGACACGAAAACGTGTTCGAATCCACGTGTACAATACCAGCATGAGTCACCTGAGGTTTTCTTGTATGCACAGGATACTTGATTGTGGGTTCTAACTTCCAACACAACCAATGTACTTAAACGGTGacaacttgtttttaaataataatcaaacaGGTTTGGATTAATCTTTGTTATTAACATAACAGAGTGGGGAAAAGTCCGTGAAAAGCTTTGGACTGTTGCATGTTTGGATTAATCTTTGTTATTAACATGAAAGAGTGGGGAAAAGTTCGTGAAAAGCTTTTGACTGTTGCAAGGGTGAGCGCGCCTGGTATTAAGTATTGATGTGCATCGGTtgcctttttttgtaaaaaaaaacccaacaataaCAAATAGCAGCCCAGCTCATTTATGCGGCGAATTCCAAGTTTCAAGtaaagttataaataaataaaacgattGAGCCAACATAGGCTCATATATTGCCTTACCCCTCGCCACAATGAGACTTAAGTGTAGTTCTAGGcctaaattcgtggaaatttgtTGATATCTGCGCTTCGGTTcattttgtggggggggggggatataaaAGTATCAAATACACACGCCCCCATATTGCTGTGAATTTCAAGTTTTAAGTGCAGTTGAAAACTCGACTGAGCCAATCCAGGCTCTTAGATTGCCATTCCCCTTACCATCACAGTGAAACTAAATTGTGTTTATAATGTTAACAATTTGGATATACAAAGATCGTGAAAACTATTTGATCGTTAAAAAGGTAACAAGCGAACATGGATATTAAAGTTGTGCTATCTGTGCTTCGGTTCaagttaaaataataaaaaccatcTAATGCGTTTTTCCTTTCATCTGAACGCATGGAAAGAGattgtggttatttttttttacatcattgGTCCATGCTTCCAAAGTCTTGTGGGCAATACTTATGGAATTGCCTGACCTTGAAGTGAACGGCGTTTCTTGGAAGGAAATTGTTCATCAACGATTGGTCTGATCACTGGTCTGATAAAGTAAACTCTTGGAAAAACATGATTTTTGCACACGGGCtcatttcagagagctgcttctAGCGGGGAACCAGTCCCAAACTGAACTTCATTAATATGGAATGTTGTACCAATTTTTCATCAGCAATGCTAAGTAAAGTTGTCATGCCTGTGAACAGCTCTTTAAATTTACCACTCCCACCAGTCACCACGTAAAGTGAAAGACTAAGctacaataaaattaatttagtATGGCAGGTAATCACGTCCCAACATGATCAGATCACATATGACACAagcggtgggggggggggggcttgcaGGGGAGGGACGAACCCCTCGCTCATAACTCTTGCCCCACCATCCCCGCCAGCACAAATGCGATCCCCAAAATCCATGAAATAAAATCCTGTTTCGATATTTCGAATCCCCCTCGCTTTGCTCATTACCGCCCGCCCGctcgccacccccccccccctccctggcCCGATTTAAATGTCTCGTTAAAGCAGGTATAAGACAGAAATAAGGGAATATTTCAACGAATACTTGCTTGAAACATCAACTATGAGACATACAGGCCCCTGATGTGAATTTCGGGAACGTTTATGTGTTTACATCACTGATGTTTTGAGACGTTCATTTTGATGATGACTCGTGTGGGACGGGCAACAATGTGCAGTGCCGGCGCAGTGGACATTTTAACGCGTTGGGATTTTGTTTAACATAAAAAATTCACATATTATTAATCAACTGAGTCCAATGTGAGATATTGAACCCAATCCAAAAAATTGTTTCCTCCTGTGGCGACTTCAGTCAAGCATGATCAAGCAACTGGAGGTCTTCCTTAAATCACAGAACACGTTGTAGGATATTCACGATCAATAAATAAGACAAGCAAAGAAATCTGCATGCCGTTAATTACTACTTTCCCGCCAAGACAAAATAGTTCTCGTTGTTATAATAAGCATATGCGCGTAGGTATACACCGCCAAGTCTTCGAGCCGAGTGACAGCCAAGTCATGCCGAGAGCTGTCAACGAATAAGGGGGTGCATTCTGTCAAAGCTCACCAGCCGCGAAGGAGGAGAGAACATCACGACAAATTTGTCTAACCCTGAGTACTTTTTAAAACTCCATATTTTTTTCCAGTCAACATGCGTGAAATTGTACACATTCAAGCTGGGCAGTGCGGCAACCAAATCGGTGCCAAGGTACGTAGTTTCTCTCATTATTGCAATTAAAAGTAGTTTTTAGGTAATAAATATTTGTGAAGGTGATACATTTTGTTATGTACAGCTTAGACGGAGGAACAATTCGGCATTATTTATTCGGCTGGATACCGCACCCAACGTGCCTGATGATTACGAATTTAATTTGGTTTGACACAAAATTGCCCTTTAATTCATGCTATAGGGGAATTTATTTCCGAGTTATTTCTTGCATTTCTCTTCAAGCATACAAACTCTGGCTTGGATGACTTTACTGAAGTAGTTTCAGGAATGAAAAAACAAgggatttacaaaaagaaaatgattaTAATTCCACATTGGTAATAGATTTTGTTATCATAGTCGATTCAATGTGACTCACTGTTACTTGtacatttgtctttgtttggtGAATATGCGTTCATAAAACAAGTTTatagtttatttatgatttttatgaaaatttgtaaaaaaaattgctagcactgtttttggtttattttcaaaaatatttgttgatcATTCTTAATGGATTCATTGAAGAATCACTGGAAAATCTTCCAACGGTAGATATTTCCCTTTGTTTCCACCTCTTGACTCTTCAATTTATATTTGACAGAATGTAAAAAAATTCAACAGTGAGAGATATTTCTCAATTCCAAATAAATTATGTGACTTTTCCTATGTGCCGTTTCTGTGACGAAAACCAATTAAAGTCTCTTGAAATATACAACAAATCTCTTATTAAGAGACGACCAACGATCTTTCAGAGGCAGATATTTCCCTTTGTTTTCATCTATTGACTCTCCAGTTAATACTTGACAGAATGTTAATAATGTcaaagaaattatttttgtgccGTTGTTGTGACGAGAAAACCCCTCAAATCTCTTCAAATCTACAATATTTTTCAAGCAACGAATCTCTTATTAAGAGACGACCCAACGATATATTTCTATGTTCTCACTTCTTGACTCTCCAATTCAACAGTTAGAGTGAGAGCTTATTAACATAATAACCATTTACTGCACCGTCTAGCATTATGCCAACATGGATAGTGTCTGTCGGACCTTTCACTGGCAGACCCGGCCCATATACCTTATTTAAGAAAGCGAT is part of the Asterias rubens chromosome 4, eAstRub1.3, whole genome shotgun sequence genome and harbors:
- the LOC117289480 gene encoding tubulin beta chain-like, which produces MREIVHIQAGQCGNQIGAKFWEVISDEHGIDPTGSYNGDSELQLERINVYYNQASGGKYVPRAVLVDLEPGTMDSVRSGPFGQIFRPDNFVFGQSGAGNNWAKGHYTEGAELVDTVLDVVRKEAEGCDCLQGFQLTHSLGGGTGSGMGTLLISKIREEYPDRIMNTFSVVPSPKVSDTVVEPYNATLSVHQLVENTDETYCIDNEALYDICFRTLKLTTPTYGDLNHLVSATMSGVTTCLRFPGQLNADLRKLAVNMVPFPRLHFFMPGFAPLTSRGSAQYRALTVPELTQQMFDSKNMMAACDPRHGRYLTVAAIFRGRMSMKEVDEQMLNVQNKNSSYFVEWIPNNVKTAVCDIPPRGLKMSATFIGNSTAIQELFKRISEQFTAMFRRKAFLHWYTGEGMDEMEFTEAESNMNDLVSEYQQYQDATADDEGDYDEEEEEEDENEDLA